From one Nitrospirota bacterium genomic stretch:
- a CDS encoding L,D-transpeptidase family protein has product MILRYRTFLVLLIAGLVTGVLFPSLAAAGLLFEQKTSYRTAPRDTLSSIGARFGVDWRSIAEENRIDPDAPLRAGQRLRITLRKIIPRAVQRGIIIDIPGRMLYLFDRGTLDRAIPVGLGAPKGNGQRGWETPAGRFTIVGKRTSPTWLVPKSIQEEMRREGAVVKESLPPGPKSPLGRYAVRTSIPGIVIHETTDPSTIYAFMSHGCVRVLPEHMGRLYRSVRAGMPGELIYRPVKVAVLRDGRVFMEVHRDIYGKIKDMRAEARRVLQEQSVLKSVDWARVEQALKQQAGVPVEVSAAPR; this is encoded by the coding sequence ATGATACTGCGCTATCGTACGTTTCTCGTCCTTTTGATTGCAGGGCTGGTCACCGGGGTGCTGTTCCCCTCCCTCGCTGCCGCCGGTCTGCTCTTCGAGCAGAAGACGAGCTACCGGACAGCTCCGCGAGATACCCTCAGCAGCATCGGCGCCCGGTTCGGCGTCGATTGGAGAAGCATCGCCGAAGAGAACCGCATCGATCCCGACGCACCGCTCAGAGCAGGCCAGCGGCTCCGCATCACCCTGCGGAAGATCATCCCGAGGGCGGTGCAGCGGGGGATCATCATCGATATCCCGGGCAGGATGCTCTACCTTTTCGACCGCGGCACCCTCGACAGGGCCATTCCCGTCGGCCTCGGCGCGCCCAAGGGAAACGGTCAGAGGGGATGGGAGACCCCTGCCGGCAGGTTCACGATCGTGGGCAAGCGCACCAGCCCTACCTGGCTCGTGCCCAAGTCCATCCAGGAGGAGATGCGGCGGGAGGGCGCTGTGGTGAAAGAGAGCCTTCCTCCGGGGCCCAAGAGCCCGCTGGGGAGGTATGCCGTCAGGACATCGATCCCCGGGATCGTGATCCACGAGACGACCGATCCGTCGACCATCTACGCATTCATGAGCCACGGGTGCGTCAGGGTGCTGCCCGAGCATATGGGCCGGCTCTACAGGAGCGTCCGTGCCGGCATGCCCGGAGAACTGATCTACCGGCCCGTTAAAGTCGCCGTTTTGAGAGATGGAAGGGTCTTCATGGAAGTCCACCGAGATATTTACGGAAAGATAAAGGATATGAGGGCCGAGGCACGGAGAGTCCTGCAAGAGCAGAGCGTGCTGAAGAGCGTCGACTGGGCCAGGGTCGAGCAGGCTCTCAAACAGCAGGCGGGGGTTCCGGTAGAGGTCAGCGCTGCTCCGCGTTAA
- the ruvA gene encoding Holliday junction branch migration protein RuvA has protein sequence MIASLRGKLISKRPDNVIVDVNGVGYSVQVPLTLLSDLPEEHAEVFLHIHTHVREDALLLYGFQNEDEKRIFTTLIGISGVGPKTALSLLSTIPPEKFYHAINTEDVEVLCKVPGLGKKTAHRLILELREKLPSIKEKKSSAYEDTLSALVNLGYKKSEAQNALDKANGSGLADIESLLRESLKYLTKESK, from the coding sequence ATGATCGCCTCGTTACGCGGAAAGCTCATATCCAAGCGGCCCGACAACGTTATCGTCGACGTGAACGGCGTCGGGTACAGCGTGCAGGTCCCGCTGACGCTCCTGTCGGACCTTCCCGAAGAGCATGCCGAGGTCTTTCTCCATATTCATACCCATGTCCGCGAAGACGCCCTCCTGCTCTACGGGTTTCAGAACGAGGACGAAAAACGGATCTTCACGACGCTGATCGGCATATCGGGGGTGGGGCCGAAGACGGCGCTGAGCCTGCTCTCGACGATCCCGCCCGAGAAGTTCTACCATGCGATCAATACGGAGGATGTGGAGGTGCTCTGCAAGGTGCCCGGGCTCGGGAAGAAGACGGCGCACCGGCTGATCCTCGAGCTGCGGGAGAAGCTCCCCTCGATCAAGGAGAAGAAGAGCTCCGCCTACGAGGATACGCTCTCGGCGCTCGTGAATCTCGGGTATAAGAAGAGCGAGGCCCAGAATGCCCTCGACAAGGCGAACGGGAGCGGGCTGGCGGATATCGAGAGCCTGCTCAGGGAATCCTTAAAATACCTTACCAAAGAAAGCAAGTGA